From a single Herbiconiux sp. SALV-R1 genomic region:
- a CDS encoding LLM class flavin-dependent oxidoreductase: protein MHFGYWTPVYGGFLRNVGDEGMPATWDYIRQVSTLADRLGFHTTLVPELYLNDRKGVEAPSLEAWSLSSAILAVTERLRVMTAVRPGFHLPTVVAKTSATISDIGYAASGTDRFALNLVAAWWAEEAKQYGGTFAPHDDRYVQAGEFVEVLRGLWRETPFSFSGSYYDVDQAVLSPKPASAPVVFAGGESESGREAIASFADAYVLHGGTVDEAREKVADLDARRVRLVGEPFREFGMAAYVIVRDTEAEAQRELERITTVDPASPGYASFEEFRANSRLDVELSKREYSVGTRGLRPNLVGTPEQVAERILEFELAGITLLLIQSSPLHEELERIATQVFPLVQQASPTLVYG from the coding sequence ATGCACTTCGGATACTGGACCCCCGTCTACGGCGGCTTCCTCCGCAACGTCGGCGACGAGGGGATGCCCGCCACCTGGGACTACATCAGGCAGGTTTCGACGCTGGCCGACCGGCTCGGCTTCCACACCACCCTCGTGCCCGAGCTCTACCTCAACGACCGGAAGGGTGTCGAGGCGCCGAGCCTCGAGGCCTGGTCGCTGTCGTCGGCGATCCTCGCCGTCACCGAGCGGCTGCGCGTCATGACGGCGGTGCGCCCCGGGTTCCACCTGCCCACGGTGGTCGCCAAGACCTCGGCCACCATCAGCGACATCGGGTACGCGGCATCCGGAACCGACCGCTTCGCGCTCAACCTGGTGGCCGCCTGGTGGGCGGAGGAGGCCAAGCAGTACGGCGGCACCTTCGCCCCGCACGACGACCGGTACGTGCAGGCGGGGGAGTTCGTCGAGGTGCTGAGGGGGCTGTGGCGCGAGACGCCGTTCTCGTTCTCGGGCAGCTACTACGACGTCGACCAGGCCGTGCTGTCGCCGAAGCCCGCGAGCGCTCCCGTCGTCTTCGCGGGCGGCGAGAGCGAGTCGGGCCGCGAGGCGATCGCCTCGTTCGCCGACGCCTACGTGCTGCACGGCGGCACAGTCGACGAGGCGCGCGAGAAGGTCGCCGACCTCGACGCCCGGAGGGTGCGGCTCGTGGGTGAGCCGTTCCGCGAGTTCGGCATGGCCGCGTACGTCATCGTGCGCGACACCGAGGCCGAGGCGCAGCGCGAACTCGAGCGCATCACCACGGTCGACCCGGCCTCCCCCGGTTACGCGTCGTTCGAGGAGTTCCGCGCCAACTCCCGGCTCGACGTCGAGCTCTCCAAGCGCGAGTACTCGGTGGGCACCAGGGGCCTCCGGCCGAACCTCGTCGGCACGCCCGAGCAGGTGGCCGAGCGCATCCTGGAGTTCGAGCTGGCCGGCATCACCCTGCTGCTCATCCAGTCGTCGCCCCTCCACGAGGAGCTCGAGCGCATCGCCACCCAGGTCTTCCCCCTGGTACAGCAGGCCTCCCCCACCCTCGTCTACGGGTAG
- a CDS encoding LLM class flavin-dependent oxidoreductase, giving the protein MSEQSNGRQIIFGAILTGAGGPGHANAWRDPQVQADSSIDVGWYIEQARLAEQAKLDLVFIVDSQFITPDSPPHYLNRLEPFTVLSALAVTTTHIGLVGTVTTSYNDPFNTARRFASLDLISGGRAGWNVVTSGDAGTASNFSLDEHFDYDTRYGRALEHVEVVKALWDSYEDDAFPRDRESGVFLDPSKLHALHHRGEHFQVAGPLNISRSPQGQPVIFQAGDSEQGRDLGARIGEGIFTFAPTLEAGKAFAADLKARAAALGREPSGVLILPGTTIFVGDTDDQAREIERATQLADGGFEKALGEFGRSFGWHDFRQYDLDAPFPAGVLRFAERSFRTQAEKIVAFAEADGLTLRQVVEAVASPKPGPFTGTAETVADALQQWFEAGAVDGFNLHVGRPDQFRRFVNEVLPILRARGLFREEYSGTTLRENLGLPFVENRHTVARRRAEESERAELDAEHGLVANA; this is encoded by the coding sequence ATGAGCGAACAGAGCAACGGCCGTCAGATCATCTTCGGCGCCATCCTCACCGGGGCGGGCGGCCCCGGCCACGCCAACGCCTGGCGCGACCCGCAGGTGCAGGCCGACTCCTCGATCGACGTCGGCTGGTACATCGAGCAGGCCCGCCTCGCGGAGCAGGCGAAGCTCGACCTGGTGTTCATCGTCGACTCGCAGTTCATCACCCCCGACTCGCCGCCGCACTACCTCAACCGCCTCGAGCCGTTCACGGTGCTCTCGGCCCTCGCGGTCACCACGACGCACATCGGTCTCGTCGGCACCGTCACCACGAGCTACAACGACCCGTTCAACACCGCCCGCCGTTTCGCCTCGCTCGACCTCATCTCGGGTGGCCGCGCGGGCTGGAACGTCGTCACGAGCGGCGACGCGGGAACCGCGTCGAACTTCAGCCTCGACGAGCACTTCGACTACGACACCCGCTATGGCCGCGCCCTCGAGCACGTCGAGGTGGTGAAGGCCCTCTGGGACTCCTACGAAGACGACGCCTTCCCGCGCGACCGCGAGTCGGGGGTCTTCCTCGACCCGTCGAAGCTGCACGCACTGCACCACCGCGGCGAGCACTTCCAGGTGGCGGGCCCGCTCAACATCTCGCGCTCGCCGCAGGGCCAGCCGGTCATCTTCCAGGCCGGCGACTCCGAGCAGGGCCGCGACCTCGGCGCGCGCATCGGCGAGGGCATCTTCACCTTCGCCCCCACCCTCGAGGCGGGAAAGGCGTTCGCCGCCGACCTCAAGGCACGGGCGGCGGCGCTGGGCCGCGAGCCCTCCGGGGTGCTCATCCTGCCGGGTACGACGATCTTCGTCGGCGACACCGACGACCAGGCCCGCGAGATCGAACGCGCCACCCAGCTCGCCGACGGCGGCTTCGAGAAGGCGCTCGGCGAATTCGGGCGCTCCTTCGGCTGGCACGACTTCAGGCAGTACGACCTCGACGCTCCCTTCCCCGCCGGGGTGCTGCGCTTCGCGGAGCGGAGCTTCCGCACCCAGGCCGAGAAGATCGTCGCCTTCGCCGAGGCCGACGGTCTCACCCTCCGTCAGGTGGTCGAGGCGGTCGCGAGCCCGAAGCCGGGCCCCTTCACCGGCACGGCCGAGACGGTCGCCGACGCGCTGCAGCAGTGGTTCGAGGCGGGAGCCGTCGACGGCTTCAACCTGCACGTCGGCAGGCCTGACCAGTTCCGCCGGTTCGTCAACGAGGTGCTGCCGATCCTGCGCGCGCGCGGCCTGTTCCGCGAGGAGTACAGCGGAACGACCCTGCGCGAGAACCTCGGGCTCCCGTTCGTCGAGAACCGCCACACCGTCGCCCGCCGGCGCGCCGAGGAGAGCGAGCGCGCCGAGCTCGACGCCGAGCACGGCCTCGTGGCGAACGCCTGA
- a CDS encoding ABC transporter substrate-binding protein, translating into MTTSPPRPLFRAARAAAVVAAAALLFTGCAAPANSTDATSTEPSVLRWAFSLPTSWDPVTSRTGNDINTISLAYASLTQIDADGKVLPALAESWDYNDEGTAVTFHLRPDLVFSDGTPLDAEAVKEFFERGKTQEDSFLRDQLATVDTVSADSETDVTLHLTGVDYQVPALVAGRTGAIASPTAAETDPEKLAAWPVGAGPFTITEFVPESHATFEKNPDYWDADDIHIDRFELTVAPDAATLVAGIQSGSFDVATLPASKIEEAEAAGLTVTVKPSLAVSDVSINANKAPFDDPKVVEAFRYAFDRQQFVDVITSGKGETTHQPFPKGNPAFNPEVEKLWDYDPEKAKALLKEAGYDEGELSIEITAASFSEQGAEIAQAQLAEIGVNSTISLVPPGSSTWQSEVYVAKNPQLAIDGTIGRETPVQNLLAVYGPQGIMNLSGPNASDEFLAALQKVRETPLDDASYSEVLQAAVKAGVEQSPTNYIYSSPWVIASSSSVSELNLLPSQFRWEGVTVGQ; encoded by the coding sequence ATGACCACCTCACCCCCCAGACCCCTGTTCCGCGCGGCTCGGGCGGCAGCCGTCGTCGCCGCCGCAGCACTCCTGTTCACCGGATGCGCGGCCCCCGCCAACTCGACCGACGCGACCAGCACCGAACCGAGCGTTCTGCGCTGGGCGTTCAGCCTCCCCACCTCGTGGGACCCGGTGACCAGCCGCACCGGCAACGACATCAACACGATCAGCCTCGCCTACGCCTCGCTCACCCAGATCGACGCCGACGGGAAGGTGCTGCCGGCGCTGGCGGAGAGCTGGGACTACAACGACGAGGGCACAGCGGTGACCTTCCACCTGCGGCCCGACCTCGTCTTCAGCGACGGCACCCCGCTCGACGCCGAAGCCGTGAAGGAGTTCTTCGAGCGCGGCAAGACCCAGGAGGACTCCTTCCTGCGCGACCAGCTGGCGACCGTCGACACCGTGAGCGCCGACAGCGAGACCGACGTCACCCTGCACCTCACCGGCGTCGACTACCAGGTCCCGGCCCTCGTCGCCGGCCGCACGGGAGCCATCGCGAGCCCCACCGCCGCCGAGACCGACCCCGAGAAGCTCGCCGCCTGGCCGGTGGGTGCCGGCCCCTTCACGATCACCGAGTTCGTGCCGGAGTCGCACGCCACCTTCGAGAAGAACCCCGACTACTGGGATGCCGACGACATCCACATCGACCGCTTCGAGCTGACCGTCGCGCCCGACGCGGCGACCCTGGTGGCCGGCATCCAGTCGGGCTCCTTCGACGTGGCGACGCTCCCGGCCTCGAAGATCGAGGAGGCCGAGGCGGCGGGTCTCACCGTCACGGTGAAGCCGTCGCTCGCGGTGAGCGACGTCTCCATCAACGCCAACAAGGCCCCCTTCGACGACCCCAAGGTGGTCGAGGCGTTCCGCTACGCCTTCGACCGCCAGCAGTTCGTCGACGTCATCACCTCGGGCAAGGGGGAGACCACGCACCAGCCCTTCCCGAAGGGTAACCCCGCCTTCAACCCCGAGGTCGAGAAGCTCTGGGACTACGACCCCGAGAAGGCCAAGGCCCTGCTCAAGGAGGCGGGCTACGACGAGGGTGAGCTCTCGATCGAGATCACGGCCGCCTCGTTCAGCGAGCAAGGTGCCGAGATCGCCCAGGCGCAGCTCGCCGAGATCGGCGTCAACTCGACGATCTCCCTCGTGCCCCCGGGCTCGTCGACCTGGCAGAGCGAGGTGTACGTCGCCAAGAACCCGCAGCTGGCCATCGACGGCACCATCGGGCGCGAGACCCCCGTGCAGAACCTGCTCGCGGTCTACGGCCCCCAGGGCATCATGAACCTCTCGGGCCCGAACGCCTCCGACGAGTTCCTCGCCGCGCTGCAGAAGGTGCGCGAGACGCCGCTCGACGACGCCTCCTACTCCGAGGTGCTGCAGGCCGCCGTGAAGGCGGGTGTCGAGCAATCGCCCACCAACTACATCTACAGCTCGCCGTGGGTGATCGCGTCGAGCTCGTCGGTGAGCGAGCTCAACCTGCTGCCGTCGCAGTTCCGCTGGGAGGGCGTGACGGTGGGCCAGTAG
- a CDS encoding NtaA/DmoA family FMN-dependent monooxygenase (This protein belongs to a clade of FMN-dependent monooxygenases, within a broader family of flavin-dependent oxidoreductases, the luciferase-like monooxygenase (LMM) family, some of whose members use coenzyme F420 rather than FMN.) — translation MSRRKLKLGAVLVGVGDGSTPELWRHPAVPTDASIDIDWYVEQSRQAEQSGFDFVFIVDSQYVEPNFPNHHLNRLEPTTLLSAVAVQTSRIGLVATVSTTYTEPFDVARRVGSLDLISRGRAGWNIVTSQDPGTAGNFGREAHEDYPTRYRRALENVETVTALWDSYEPDAFSTDKTAERFLDPQKQHRIDHTGEFYSVTGPLNLIASRQGRPVLVQAGTSEEGRDLSARVGEIIFTFAPDLEWGAEFARDIRSRLEAYGREGDEVLVIPGLTIVVADTDDEAAALHAARREAVALPPLLFQLGRVFGGHDFTGYPLDAPFPDVDARRESGALGGAAAVKARAVAEGLTLRQTLRTLQRDHWATFVGAPETVAHEIERWYEAGAADGFNLFVQYPEDFARFRAEVLPLLVERGLVRDGFAGYEGDTLRANLELEVPANRHARQRAEVTA, via the coding sequence ATGTCACGACGCAAGCTGAAGCTGGGCGCGGTTCTCGTGGGTGTCGGCGACGGCAGCACTCCCGAACTCTGGCGGCACCCCGCCGTGCCGACCGACGCCTCGATCGACATCGACTGGTACGTCGAGCAGTCGAGGCAGGCCGAGCAGTCGGGCTTCGACTTCGTGTTCATCGTCGACAGCCAGTACGTGGAGCCGAACTTTCCGAACCACCACCTCAACCGTCTCGAACCGACGACGCTGCTGTCGGCGGTGGCCGTGCAGACCAGCCGCATCGGCCTCGTCGCCACCGTGAGCACCACCTACACCGAGCCGTTCGACGTCGCCCGCCGGGTCGGCTCCCTCGACCTCATCAGCCGGGGTCGCGCGGGCTGGAACATCGTCACCAGCCAAGACCCCGGCACGGCGGGCAACTTCGGCCGCGAGGCGCACGAGGACTACCCGACGCGCTACCGGCGGGCGCTCGAGAACGTCGAGACCGTCACCGCCCTCTGGGACTCCTACGAACCGGATGCGTTCAGCACCGACAAGACTGCCGAACGCTTCCTCGACCCGCAGAAGCAGCACCGCATCGATCACACGGGAGAGTTCTACTCGGTCACGGGCCCGCTCAACCTCATCGCCTCACGCCAGGGGCGTCCGGTGCTCGTGCAGGCCGGCACCTCGGAGGAGGGCCGCGACCTGAGTGCCCGGGTGGGCGAGATCATCTTCACCTTCGCGCCCGACCTCGAGTGGGGGGCCGAGTTCGCCCGCGACATCCGTTCGCGCCTCGAGGCGTACGGGCGGGAGGGTGACGAGGTGCTCGTCATCCCGGGCCTCACGATCGTCGTCGCCGACACCGACGACGAGGCCGCCGCACTGCACGCGGCACGCCGGGAGGCCGTGGCACTGCCGCCGCTGCTGTTCCAGCTGGGCAGGGTGTTCGGCGGGCACGACTTCACCGGCTACCCGCTCGACGCACCCTTTCCCGACGTCGACGCCCGCCGCGAGAGCGGGGCGCTCGGGGGAGCCGCGGCCGTCAAGGCGCGAGCGGTGGCCGAGGGCCTCACGCTGCGGCAGACGCTGCGCACCCTGCAGCGCGACCACTGGGCGACCTTCGTGGGCGCGCCCGAGACGGTCGCGCACGAGATCGAGCGCTGGTACGAGGCGGGCGCCGCCGACGGCTTCAACCTGTTCGTGCAGTACCCCGAAGACTTCGCGCGCTTCCGTGCCGAGGTGCTGCCGCTGCTCGTCGAGCGCGGTCTCGTGCGCGACGGATTCGCAGGCTACGAGGGCGACACCCTCCGGGCGAACCTCGAGCTCGAGGTGCCGGCGAACCGGCACGCGCGGCAGCGGGCCGAGGTCACGGCCTAG
- a CDS encoding aminotransferase class I/II-fold pyridoxal phosphate-dependent enzyme yields MVDSSWLVERLGDRTAAGVAAAIESLIASGELEQGSRLPTVREFAGVADTSIGTVLAAWNLLRERGLIETHRRGGTTVLAAGPAPEAPPFPGWAAVDLAQSAPDITLQPELGEALLASLGDKDLNVFGRDHMTSKLRDAVAPSWPFAPGAWTTAGGGTEALLLATAAAAPRGSLVAVDEPLSPGFLDTLRDLDLTPVAVAADEEGPLPEALAAAIAAGAVAFVFQPGAPFADRYAVTAGRAAELPSVIERSAVGTPFWVVEDDSIGPLAGSEPPSLGAVLPERVIRIRSYCKAFGIDVRTSVIGGARELVDRSIRLRSFGVGSNSRILQNTLAHLVESPAAARSVGVARAAYASRRAALLAALEREGAVARSGEHSLVVWVEVADEATAAVALARAGMYVGLGSKSFASATPVPLLRISVTQLPDDAERVAELAHAVAAAARGGTREFFD; encoded by the coding sequence GTGGTCGACTCGAGCTGGCTCGTGGAGCGCCTCGGCGATCGCACCGCCGCAGGAGTGGCCGCGGCGATCGAGTCGCTCATCGCCTCGGGCGAGCTCGAGCAGGGCTCACGCCTGCCGACCGTGCGCGAGTTCGCCGGGGTCGCCGACACCTCGATCGGCACCGTGCTGGCTGCCTGGAACCTGCTCCGCGAGCGCGGTCTCATCGAGACCCACCGCCGCGGCGGCACCACCGTGCTCGCCGCCGGCCCCGCGCCCGAAGCTCCGCCCTTCCCGGGCTGGGCCGCCGTCGATCTCGCCCAGAGCGCACCCGACATCACTCTTCAACCCGAGCTGGGGGAGGCGCTGCTGGCCTCCCTCGGCGACAAGGACCTCAACGTCTTCGGTCGCGACCACATGACCTCGAAGCTCCGCGACGCCGTCGCGCCGAGCTGGCCGTTCGCCCCGGGGGCCTGGACGACGGCGGGCGGCGGCACCGAGGCGCTGCTCCTCGCCACCGCCGCCGCAGCACCCCGCGGCAGTCTCGTCGCCGTCGACGAGCCGCTCAGCCCCGGCTTCCTCGACACGCTGCGCGACCTCGACCTCACCCCGGTCGCCGTGGCGGCCGACGAGGAGGGGCCGCTGCCGGAGGCGCTCGCCGCCGCCATCGCGGCGGGCGCCGTCGCCTTCGTCTTCCAGCCGGGCGCCCCCTTCGCCGACCGCTACGCGGTCACGGCCGGGCGTGCCGCCGAGCTCCCCTCCGTCATCGAGCGGAGTGCGGTCGGCACCCCGTTCTGGGTGGTCGAAGACGACTCGATCGGGCCGCTGGCCGGCTCCGAGCCGCCCTCCCTGGGTGCGGTTCTCCCCGAACGGGTCATCCGCATCCGCAGTTACTGCAAGGCCTTCGGCATCGACGTGCGCACCTCCGTGATCGGCGGCGCCCGCGAGCTCGTCGACCGCAGCATCCGTCTGCGCAGCTTCGGGGTGGGCTCGAACAGCCGCATCCTGCAGAACACGCTCGCGCACCTCGTGGAGTCGCCCGCAGCCGCGCGTTCGGTGGGTGTGGCTCGCGCCGCCTACGCCTCGCGCCGGGCGGCGCTGCTCGCCGCGCTGGAGCGGGAGGGCGCCGTCGCGCGCTCGGGGGAGCACTCGCTCGTGGTCTGGGTCGAGGTCGCCGACGAGGCGACGGCGGCGGTGGCCCTGGCGCGCGCGGGCATGTACGTGGGGCTCGGCTCGAAGTCGTTCGCGAGCGCCACGCCGGTTCCGCTCCTGCGCATCTCCGTCACGCAGCTTCCTGACGACGCCGAGCGCGTGGCCGAGCTCGCGCACGCGGTCGCCGCGGCGGCGCGTGGCGGCACGAGGGAGTTCTTCGACTGA
- a CDS encoding ABC transporter permease produces the protein MTTQLIAPPGEALAAPLAPRAAELRHPVRGDGWRRVRTVLWWLARTLLVVVPVFLFSTLITFALGAASGLNPAAALAGDNATPEMIAQINAQYGLDQPFFAQYLQWIGGVLTGDLGTSWFNNTPVAELIGQRLAISASIAGFALVLGVVFGTLLGLVAAVNQGRFVDRAVTAVASFMSTLPPFVVSIGLIVVLSIWLHLLPSAGYVPPQQDFWRWLSLITMPAIALSLDTVAELARQLRTGLVSTLHENYITGAVVRGLSRRRVLFGHALRNGAGPAVAILGMKVPTLLGGAVVTETIFSMPGFGMLSADSALRGDVPVVQGTLVVAIVLVLFCNVVVNVVLGSLRPASRRGR, from the coding sequence ATGACCACCCAGCTCATCGCACCGCCGGGCGAGGCGCTGGCCGCGCCGCTCGCGCCGCGCGCCGCCGAACTCAGGCACCCGGTGCGGGGCGACGGATGGCGCCGCGTGCGCACCGTGCTCTGGTGGCTCGCGCGCACCCTGCTGGTCGTGGTGCCGGTCTTCCTCTTCTCGACCCTCATCACCTTCGCCCTGGGGGCGGCGAGCGGGCTCAACCCCGCCGCCGCCCTCGCGGGCGACAACGCCACCCCCGAGATGATCGCCCAGATCAACGCGCAGTACGGGCTCGACCAGCCGTTCTTCGCGCAGTACCTGCAGTGGATCGGCGGCGTGCTCACCGGCGACCTCGGCACCTCCTGGTTCAACAACACCCCGGTGGCCGAGCTGATCGGCCAGCGCCTGGCCATCAGCGCGTCGATCGCCGGCTTCGCCCTGGTGCTCGGCGTGGTGTTCGGCACCCTCCTCGGGCTCGTCGCCGCGGTGAACCAGGGTCGCTTCGTCGACCGGGCCGTCACCGCCGTCGCCTCGTTCATGTCGACGCTGCCGCCTTTCGTCGTGTCGATCGGCCTCATCGTCGTGCTGAGCATCTGGCTGCACCTGCTGCCCTCGGCCGGCTACGTGCCGCCGCAGCAGGACTTCTGGCGCTGGCTATCGCTCATCACCATGCCGGCCATCGCGCTGAGCCTCGACACGGTCGCCGAGCTCGCCAGGCAGCTGCGCACGGGCCTCGTCTCGACCCTGCACGAGAACTACATCACCGGGGCGGTGGTGCGCGGTCTCAGCCGGCGGCGGGTGCTGTTCGGGCATGCGCTGCGCAACGGTGCCGGGCCTGCCGTCGCCATCCTGGGCATGAAGGTCCCGACTCTCCTCGGCGGCGCGGTGGTGACCGAGACCATCTTCAGCATGCCGGGGTTCGGGATGCTGTCGGCCGACTCCGCACTCCGCGGCGACGTGCCCGTGGTGCAGGGCACGCTGGTCGTGGCCATCGTGCTGGTGCTGTTCTGCAACGTCGTCGTGAACGTCGTTCTGGGCAGTCTGCGACCCGCCTCCCGGCGGGGGAGGTGA
- a CDS encoding alpha/beta hydrolase, with protein MSSEVWAEPTAALRGSIVVLAGRGEQQAVYRRFAARLAYDGYRVAVVADAAADLDGTAAEVARLLQDRTDVPRILVGSDTGASVAATLLAQGLAFADVAVLAGLPVAGATGELDWSAELEARSACPVHRGVLDEAGALDHGSLSRRDPVLDAVDAATLAGVLVPVLTLHGTADVISPVEAAAAVYDAAPEVESYLIEGGRHDILNDVTHRSVAATVVLFLERLRSPGRERVVLPAREALPLATMKV; from the coding sequence GTGAGTTCAGAAGTCTGGGCCGAGCCCACCGCCGCCCTCCGGGGATCGATCGTCGTGCTGGCCGGCAGGGGCGAGCAACAGGCGGTGTACCGCCGGTTCGCCGCCCGCCTTGCCTACGACGGCTACCGTGTCGCGGTGGTCGCCGACGCCGCCGCCGACCTCGACGGAACCGCCGCCGAGGTCGCGCGCCTCCTGCAGGATCGCACCGACGTGCCGCGGATCCTCGTGGGCTCGGACACCGGGGCCTCCGTCGCGGCGACCCTCCTCGCGCAGGGGCTCGCCTTCGCCGACGTCGCCGTGCTGGCCGGGCTGCCCGTCGCCGGGGCCACCGGCGAGCTGGACTGGAGCGCGGAGCTCGAGGCGCGCAGCGCCTGCCCCGTGCACCGCGGAGTGCTCGACGAGGCGGGCGCCCTCGACCACGGCTCCCTCTCGCGACGCGACCCGGTGCTCGACGCCGTCGACGCCGCCACCCTGGCCGGTGTTCTCGTGCCCGTGCTGACCCTGCACGGCACCGCCGACGTGATCAGCCCGGTCGAGGCGGCCGCAGCGGTCTACGACGCGGCCCCCGAGGTCGAGAGCTACCTCATCGAGGGCGGGCGGCACGACATCCTCAACGACGTCACGCACCGCTCGGTGGCGGCGACCGTCGTGCTCTTCCTCGAGCGCCTGCGCTCGCCGGGCCGCGAGCGGGTGGTGCTGCCCGCCCGCGAGGCGCTGCCGCTGGCTACGATGAAGGTCTGA
- a CDS encoding O-acetylhomoserine aminocarboxypropyltransferase/cysteine synthase family protein translates to MTTDDSVTGDRFSTLQTRAGFTTATAQNPAVVPIYQTAAYEFESFAAARAIFALERKGNLYSRTGNPTQTVLEERVAALDGGVAALATASGQSAVLVSLLALAKTGEHIVAARQLYGGTLDLLTDTFADFGIDVTLVDQNDLEAWRAAVRPTTRAFFAETITNPTASVLDVQAVADIAHAAGVPLIVDNTVATPYLQRPKEFGADIVVYSATKFLGGHGSSLAGVIVDLGTFDFGADRARWPQFTEPFERVGDVVLWDAFGSARSAYLVYAKVKLVHDLGPALSPFNSFQIIQGLETLDLRVAKHSANALAVAAFLDSHPAVSLVRYPGLPDDPGYEAARRYLPRGAGSVFSFDLVSGDERVEEFIDSLRVFKLVANIGDARSLVIHPATTTHSHLTDHDLEGAGFTRGTVRVSIGLEDVEDLIADLDSSLTRLLEPAGLL, encoded by the coding sequence GTGACCACAGACGACAGCGTGACCGGCGACCGGTTCTCGACGCTCCAGACCCGCGCCGGCTTCACCACGGCGACCGCCCAGAACCCTGCTGTGGTGCCGATCTACCAGACAGCGGCTTATGAGTTCGAGAGCTTCGCCGCGGCCAGGGCCATCTTCGCGCTGGAGAGGAAGGGCAACCTCTACAGTCGCACCGGAAACCCGACCCAGACGGTGCTCGAGGAGCGGGTTGCAGCACTCGACGGCGGTGTCGCGGCGCTCGCCACCGCCTCGGGGCAGTCGGCGGTGCTCGTCTCCCTGCTCGCGCTGGCGAAGACGGGCGAGCACATCGTCGCCGCCCGCCAGCTCTACGGGGGCACCCTCGACCTGCTCACCGACACCTTCGCCGACTTCGGCATCGACGTGACCCTGGTCGACCAGAACGACCTCGAGGCCTGGCGGGCCGCGGTCCGCCCCACCACCCGGGCCTTCTTCGCCGAGACCATCACCAACCCCACGGCCTCGGTGCTCGACGTGCAGGCCGTCGCCGACATCGCGCACGCCGCGGGAGTGCCGCTCATCGTCGACAACACGGTCGCCACCCCCTACCTGCAGCGCCCGAAGGAGTTCGGCGCCGACATCGTGGTGTACTCCGCCACCAAGTTCCTGGGCGGCCACGGCAGCTCGCTCGCCGGCGTCATCGTCGACCTCGGCACCTTCGACTTCGGTGCCGACCGCGCGCGCTGGCCGCAGTTCACCGAGCCGTTCGAGCGGGTCGGCGACGTGGTGCTCTGGGACGCCTTCGGCAGCGCGCGCAGTGCGTACCTCGTCTACGCGAAGGTCAAGCTCGTGCACGACCTGGGCCCTGCGCTCTCCCCCTTCAACAGCTTCCAGATCATCCAGGGTCTCGAGACCCTCGACCTGCGGGTGGCGAAGCACTCGGCCAACGCCCTCGCCGTCGCCGCCTTCCTCGACTCGCACCCCGCCGTGTCGCTCGTGCGCTACCCGGGCCTCCCCGACGACCCGGGGTACGAGGCGGCTCGCCGCTACCTCCCCCGCGGCGCGGGCTCCGTGTTCTCGTTCGATCTCGTGTCGGGCGACGAGCGGGTGGAGGAGTTCATCGACAGCCTCCGGGTGTTCAAGCTGGTCGCCAACATCGGCGACGCCCGGAGCCTCGTCATCCACCCCGCCACCACGACGCACAGCCACCTCACCGACCACGACCTCGAGGGCGCCGGCTTCACCCGCGGCACCGTGCGGGTCTCGATCGGTCTCGAAGACGTCGAAGACCTCATCGCCGACCTCGACAGCTCCCTCACCCGGCTGCTCGAGCCGGCCGGCCTGCTCTAG